The window ACGACGCTGCCGGTCGGCGTCGGCTTCGGCATCTCGACGCCCGAGCAGGCGGCGCGCGTGAGCGCGATCTCGGACGCCGTCATCGTCGGGAGCGCGCTCTCGAAGCTCGTCGAGGACGCCGCGGACGGCGCCGACGCGGTGGCGTCCGTCGAGGCGCTGGCTCGCGAGCTCAAGCGCGCGACCCGTCGGAAGGAAGCGCGCGCGTGAAGCGCAACGGGCCGTCCGGCTCTCCGACCGCGCCGGCGTCGCGCAGCCGGGGCGCCGCGCGTCCCGCCCGCGCCGACGCGCAGGAGAAGGCGCTCTTCGTCCGCTGTCCGTCGTGTCGCGAGACGGCGTACCGCAAGGACGTCGAGCGACGGCTCAACGTCTGCGGCAACTGCGGCCATCATTTTCGCTTGACGGTGGAGGAGCGTCTCCTGATCACCGTCGACCGCGGCTCGTTCGTCGAGACCAACGCCGAGCTGATCGCGAGCGACCCGCTCGGCTGGGTCGATCAGCAGCCGTACCCCGAGCGGCTCGCCGCCGCCCGCGAGACGACCGGCCACGGCGACGCCGTCGTCACCGGACGCGCGGCGATCGACGGCATCCCGGTCGCGCTCGCGGTCTTCGACTTCCACTTCATGGGCGGCAGCATGGGGACCGTCGTCGGCGAGAAGCTCGCGCGGCTCGTCGAGGACGCGATCGAGCGGCGGCTGCCGCTGCTGATCTTCGCGGCGTCTGGCGGCGCGCGCATGCAGGAAGGGACGCTGTCGCTCTTCCAGATGGCGAAGGTCTCCTCGATGCTCGCGCGGCTGCGCGAGGCGGGGCTGCCGTACATCTGCGTGCTGACCGATCCGACGACCGGCGGCGTCGCCGCGTCGCTCGCGATGCAGGGCGACGTGCAGATCGCCGAGCCCGGCGCGCTGATCGGCTTCGCCGGACCGCGCGTCATCGAGCAGACCATCCACCAGACGCTGCCGAAGGGCTTCCAGAGCGCCGAGATGGTGCTCGAGCACGGCATGCTCGACATAGTGGTGCCGCGCCGCGAGATGCGCGACACGCTCGCGCGCCTGCTGCGCGTGCTGACGCGCGGACGCGCCGCGCGCGGCGCCTGACGGCACGCGCCGCCCGTCCGCGCCGTGACCTACGACCAAACGATCGCCTGGCTGGTCGGGCTCGAGGCGACGCGCGGGTGGGACCTGAAGCTCGAGCGCGTGCGCGCAGCGCTCGCCCGGCTCGGCTCGCCGGAGCGCCGCTATCCGTCGGTGCTGATCGCGGGCACGAACGGGAAGGGCTCGACCGCCGCGATCGTGCACGCGGCGCTCGGCGCCGCGGGGCGGCAGATCGGTCTCTACACCTCGCCGCACCTCGTGCACTTCACCGAGCGGATCCGCATCGGGGACGCCGAGATCGCGCGTGACGACGTCGTGCGGCTCGTGCGCGAGCTGCGCGCCGCGGTCGACGTCGAGGGGACGGGCCTGACCTTCTTCGAGGTGGGGACGCTGCTCGCGCTGGTCGCGTTCGCCGAGGCGGGCGTCGACCTCGCCGTGCTCGAGGTCGGGCTGGGCGGCCGCTTGGATGCCACCAACGTCGTCGAGCCGATCGCGTCCGCCGTCACCGCGATCGACTACGACCACGAGGAGTGGCTCGGCGAGACGCTGGCCGACATCGCGCGCGAGAAGGCCGGCGTGATGCGGCCCGGCAAACCTTTCGTCCTCGGGCCCGGCATCGCTGCGCCCGCGCGAGACGCGCTGCTCGCCGAGGCGGCGCGGATCGGCGCGCGCGTCGTCGAGGTGAAGGAGGGCACCGTCGCAGACGTCCATGCGCTTGCGCTGAGCGGTGAGCACATGCGACGCAACGCTGCGGTGGCGGGCAGCCTGCTGGAGGTGATCGGTGCGGCCGAGCCGCGCCTCGCGGTCGACGACGCGACGTTCGAGCGCGCTCTCCGCAGCGTACGCTGGCCGGGTCGGCTCGCGATCGTGCACGAGTCGCCGCGCGTCGTCGTCGACGGTGCGCACAACGTGCAGGGCGTTCTCGCGCTGCGCGCAGCCCTGCCGGCGATCACGGGCAACGTCCCCGTGCGTCTGATCTTCTCGGCGATGCGCGACAAGCACTGGCGCGAGATGGCGCAGCTCCTCGCGCCGCTCGCACGCGAGGTCGTGGTCACGGAGATCGGCGGCAAGCGCGGCCTCTCGGGTGCCGAGCTGGCGACCGCGTTCCCGGCGTCGCTCGAGCCGCGGATCATCGCGTCGCCGGCGCAAGCGCTCACGACGCTGATCGCGGAGGACGCCGGCGCGCCGATCCTGGTCACGGGCTCGCTGTTCCTGGTCGGAATGGTCTACGCCGAGCTCATGGCGAGGACGGGGGTGCGCAGCGTGTACGACTTCGTCGCCGCGGGGGCCGCGTGAGACGCGCGCGCCGCACGACGCTGCCCCGCGCGTGGCTCAGGGCGGCGACGCGCGCGGTGCTCGCTCTCCTGCTACCGCTCTACCTCGGGGGCGTTGGGCTCGTCCGGCAGGGACACGCGCAGGCGGTGCCGGGTCTGCTCGGGGTGGACGGCCGCGGCGATCAGCCGCTCACCGTCGACGCCGACGACCTGTCCTACGACCGCGAGGCGGACACCGTCCGTGCGCGCGGCGACGTCATGGTGACGATCGGCGGCAGCGTGCTCGCGGCGGACGAGATCGAGATCGACCGCAAGCGAGGGGAGGCGAGGGCGAGCGGCTCCGTCGTGCTCGAGGATCCGCGGGGCCGCATCCGCGCGGACCGCGCGGAGTTCCGGCTCGAGGACGAGACCGGCTACCTCGAGGAAGGCTACCTCTACCTGCCGCAGACGCGCTTCCAGATCACCGGCGCGCGGCTCGAGAAGGGCATCGGCCAGAGCTACCGCATCTGGGACGGGACGCTCACGACCTGCCAGTGCGAGGACGGCGCGCCGGACTGGAGCATCTCGGGCGAGGAGATCGACGTCGAGCTCGGCGGCTGGGGGACGCTGCGCGACGGCGTCTTCAAGATCAAAGATCGCGCGATCCTGTACCTGCCCTACGGCGTCTTCCCGCTGCTGCGCGACCGCCAGACCGGCTTCCTGTTCCCGCGCTCCGGCTACGAGACGAGCCGCGGCTTCCAGTACGTCCAGCCCTTCTACTGGGCGATCGACAAGAGCAGCGACGCGACCATCTCGCTCGACGTCGAGACGGCGGCCCGTCTCGGCCTCCTCGCCGAGTACCGCTACCTGTGGTCGGCCACCGCCGGCGGCAACCTCGGGCTCACCTACTTCAACGAGCGCATCCGCGGCACGACGGCCGACGAGGTGGTGAACCCGCAGACGCTCGCCAACCCGGACATCCCCGAGAACCGCGGCAGCATCATCGGCTACCACCAGCAGGTCGGCCCCGGCGGCAGCCGCATCTACGTGCAGCCCTTCCTGGTCAGCGACAACCTGTTCCTGCGCGACATGAACGTGCTGACCGATCTGCCGTACGAGAACATCAACCTGACGACGCTGCGCTACACGACGTCGCGCGCCGGCATCGCCAAGGTGTGGGACTGGGGCCTCGCGAAGGGCGAGGTCACCTGGAAGCAGGATCTGATCGGCAAGCAGTCGCGCGTGCCGCAGGCGCTGCCGCGGCTCACCTTCCAGGCGCGCGACAGCCTGTTCGACTCGCGTCTCCTGCTGCGGCTCAACGCGGAGGCCGTCGAGTACTACCGCGCGCCGCTCGCCTCGGGTCCGCGCTTCGACCTCGCGCCGGAAGCGCAGATCCCGTTCCGCCTCGGTCCGTACGCGTACGGCAACCTGCGGCTGATCCTGCGCGAGACCGTCTACTATCTCTTCGACAACGAGATCCCGTTTGGCCCGGCCATGGTGGACCCGGAGACCGGCGAGCAGACCTTCGCCACGCGCCTCGTGCCGCACTACCAGCACCGCGAGATCCTGCAGGTGATCAACAACGTGCAGAGCGAGGTGTCGCGGGTCTTCGACGTCGACGGGCACCTGGGCTCGATCCGCAAGCTCAAGCACACGATCGAGCCCTTCCTCGCCTACAACTACACGCCGGTCGTCTCGCAGGACGATCTGCCGCTCTACGACGCGATCGACCGCATCCGCGCGCGCAACGCGATCACGTACGGCTTCACGACGCGGCTTCTCGCCAAGGTGCGGACGGGCCGCACGTCGCTCCTGACGGAGCCCGTGCCGAGCGGCGAGACGCTCGCCAACCCGCTGGTCGGCGACCAGCCGTACGGTCCGCCAGCCGAGCCGAGCATCTCGGGCGACTCGCCGCAGGCGGTCGAGGACGAGCGCATCCGCGAGCTCGCGCGCGCGACGATCCGCCAGAGCTACGAGATCTCGCAGCCGGTGATTCCGGGCCAGCACTTCTCCGGCGTCGAGATCGGCGCGCGCATCACGCCGGTCACCTTCTTCGGCATGCAGGGGCGGCTCGTGTACTCGGTCGAGAACCCGCGCCTGCAGTACGCGGCGGTCGGCGCCAACCTGTGGGATCCGCGGCCGATCGCGGGTCCGGACGATCTCTTCCTGCCGCAGCTTCGACCGGTGAACTCGCTGTCGCTGTTCTACCAGTTCACCGGCGGCGGCGCGGTCGAGAACCTCAACGTCGCGACGACCTACCGCGTGACGAACAACTTCGCGCTGTCCTACCTCGGCCGCTTCGACGCGCTCGACAACACGTTCCTCGAGAACTGGGCGGGCTTCCGCCTGATCTCGTCGTGCGACTGCTGGGTCGTCGACGTCGCCTTCATCGACCGCGTCAACCCGGACACGACCGGGGTGCGCGTGCAGGTCTCGCTGATCGGCCTCGGTTCCTTCGGGCAGCAGCCGTTCCAGCACACCTTTGCCGGCGCGGCGCTGCCGCGTCAGATCGACCCGACCGGCGTCGGGAGATCGTATTGACCGCGACGGCGCCGGCGCTCTCCGTCGTCATCCCCGCGTACCGGGCCGAGCGCACGATCGGCGCGTGCCTCGCGTCGCTCGCCGCGCAGGAGAACGCGCCGCCCTTCGAGGTGATCGTCGTCGACAGCTCGCCCGACGACGCGACCGCGGACGAGGTGCGTCGAGCGCACGCCGCTGCGCCCTTGCTGCGCCTCGAGGTGCTGCGTCTGCCGACGCGGGCGCATCCCGGCGTGGCGCGCAACGAGGGCGCGCGTACCGCGCGCGCGCCGCGACTCTTGTTCCTCGACAGCGACTGCGTCGCGGCGCCGGATCTGGTCGCGTCCGCGGTGCGCGCGCTCGACGCCGGCGCGAGCGCCGTGTCGGGCGCGATCGCGCTCGCGGCGCCGGCGCGTCCGTCGGCGCGGCTGCGTCACCTGCTCGAGTTCAAGGAGTCGCTGCCGAGCTGTCCGCCGCGACGCACGTGGATGCTGCCGTCGGCGTGCCTCGCGATGCGGCGCGACGTCTGGGAGAGGCACGGCGGCTTTCCGGACGCGCGCGCGTCGGAGGACTGGCTGCTCGGCTGGCGCATGTGGCAGGCCGGCGAGGATCTGCGCTTCGATCCGGCGCTGCGCGTCACGCACCGCACGCCCGCCGGCTGGCGGGCGCTCTGGCGCTACTCGGCCCTCCTCGGATTCCACTCGGGCGTCGCGCGCCGACGCGGTGGGCTGCCGGGGCAGGCCTTCGTGCGGCGTCCGGCGCTTGCCGTGCTGCTGCCGTTCGGACGGACCGCGCGCGCGTTCGCCTGGTGCGCGCGCCACGCGCGCGGCGAGCTGCCGTTCCTGCTGCTCTACTGGCCGGCGTACCTGGCCTACGCCGGGGTGTGGGCGAAGGGTTTCCGCGACGGGGTGCTCGCGGAGGACGAGCCTCGCGGCTGAGCCGCTGCGAACGACCAGGCTTGCCAGCGAGCGCGCCACGCCGTAGGGATGGCGGCGAATGCCACGTCGCGTGCCCAAACCCTGGGGCCACGAGCTGATCTGGGCCGAAACCGATCGCTACGTGGGGAAGATCCTGCACATCAAGGCCGGCGAGGCGCTCTCGCTGCAGTACCACGAGCGCAAGGACGAGACGATCTACGTCCTCTCCGGTCAGCTCATCTTCGAGCACGGGCCGCTCGACGGCTCGCCGCTGCGCCGCATCACGCTCGGTCCCGGTGAGACGTTCCACATCACGCCGCACCTGCGTCACCGGATGATCGGCGGTACCGATTGTGACGTCCTCGAGGCGTCGACGCCCGACCTCGACGACGTCGTCCGGCTCGAGGACCGCTACGGGCGCGCCGACTCGCGCTCCTGAGGTTTTCAACGTGGCTCGTCGGACGGCACTCATCACCGGGGTCACCGGGCAGGACGGCTCGTATCTCGCGGAGCTGCTCCTCGAGAAGGGCTATCGCGTCGTCGGCATGGTGCGGCGCTCGAGCGCGGAGAACTTCTACCGCATCGAGCACATCCGCGACCGCATCGAGCTCGAGCAGGCCGACCTGCTCGACCAGTACTCGCTGATCGACGTGCTCAAGCGCGTCCGTCCGGACGAGGTCTACAACCTCGCCGCGATGTCGTTCGTGCCGACCTCGTGGTCGCAGCCGGTGCTGACCACCGAGTTCGACGCGGTCGGTGTGACGCGGATCCTCGAGGCGATCCGTCTCACCAACCCCGAGGCGCGCTTCTACCAGGCGAGCTCGAGCGAGATGTTCGGCAAGGTGCGCGAGTCGCCGCAGCGCGAGACGACGCCGTTCCACCCGCGCAGCCCGTACGGGGTCGCGAAGGTGTACGGGCACTACATCACCGTCAACTATCGCGAGAGCTACGGCCTGTTCGCCTGCTCCGGGATCCTGTTCAACCACGAGTCGCCGCGGCGCGGGAAGGAGTTCGTGACCCGCAAGGTGAGCGACGGTGTGGCGCGCATCAAGCTCGGGCTCGCCAACGAGCTGCGGCTCGGCAACCTGGCGGCGCGTCGCGACTGGGGCTTCGCCGGCGACTACGTGCGCGCGATGTGGCTCATGCTCCAGCAGCCGAAGCCGGACGACTACGTGATCGCGACCGGCGAGGCGCACACGGTGCAGGAGCTCGTCGAGCTCGCCTTCGACCACGTGGGTCTCGATTGGCGGAAGTACGTCATCGAGGACCCCGCGCTCTACCGTCCGGCCGAGGTCGACACGCTGCTCGGCGATTGGTCCTACGCGCGCGAGCGTCTCGGCTGGAAGCCCGAGGTGAGCTTCCCGGAGCTCGTGCGGATGATGGTCGACGCCGACCTCGCGCTGCTTCAGGGCAAGCCCTCGCCCGCGCGGTAGGACGGCGGTGCGCGTCCTGGTGTTCGGGGTGACCGGCTTCGCCGGTCGCTACCTGGCGCGCGAGCTGCGCGAGCTCGGCCACGAGGTCTGGGGCGCCGCGCGACGTCCGTCGAGCGACGCGGCCGCGCGGCATCCGATTGCGCTCGACGGCGTCCGACTGCTGCGCTGCGACGTCGGCGAGGCCGAGGAGGTGCGCGACGTGCTCGCCGCAGCGCAGCCGGACGCGATCGTGCTGCTCTCCGGCGTGTCGTCGCCGCCCGAGGCGAACCGTCGTCCGCAGGACGCGTACCGCGTGCACGTCGGCGGCACGCTGAACGTGCTCTCTGCGGTCGCGAGTACGCAGCCGTCGCGGCGCGTGCTGCTCGTGACCTCGAGCGAGGTCTATGGCGCCAGCGGGCGCGA is drawn from Candidatus Binatia bacterium and contains these coding sequences:
- a CDS encoding glycosyltransferase; its protein translation is MTATAPALSVVIPAYRAERTIGACLASLAAQENAPPFEVIVVDSSPDDATADEVRRAHAAAPLLRLEVLRLPTRAHPGVARNEGARTARAPRLLFLDSDCVAAPDLVASAVRALDAGASAVSGAIALAAPARPSARLRHLLEFKESLPSCPPRRTWMLPSACLAMRRDVWERHGGFPDARASEDWLLGWRMWQAGEDLRFDPALRVTHRTPAGWRALWRYSALLGFHSGVARRRGGLPGQAFVRRPALAVLLPFGRTARAFAWCARHARGELPFLLLYWPAYLAYAGVWAKGFRDGVLAEDEPRG
- the accD gene encoding acetyl-CoA carboxylase, carboxyltransferase subunit beta, whose product is MKRNGPSGSPTAPASRSRGAARPARADAQEKALFVRCPSCRETAYRKDVERRLNVCGNCGHHFRLTVEERLLITVDRGSFVETNAELIASDPLGWVDQQPYPERLAAARETTGHGDAVVTGRAAIDGIPVALAVFDFHFMGGSMGTVVGEKLARLVEDAIERRLPLLIFAASGGARMQEGTLSLFQMAKVSSMLARLREAGLPYICVLTDPTTGGVAASLAMQGDVQIAEPGALIGFAGPRVIEQTIHQTLPKGFQSAEMVLEHGMLDIVVPRREMRDTLARLLRVLTRGRAARGA
- the lptD gene encoding LPS assembly protein LptD, coding for MRRARRTTLPRAWLRAATRAVLALLLPLYLGGVGLVRQGHAQAVPGLLGVDGRGDQPLTVDADDLSYDREADTVRARGDVMVTIGGSVLAADEIEIDRKRGEARASGSVVLEDPRGRIRADRAEFRLEDETGYLEEGYLYLPQTRFQITGARLEKGIGQSYRIWDGTLTTCQCEDGAPDWSISGEEIDVELGGWGTLRDGVFKIKDRAILYLPYGVFPLLRDRQTGFLFPRSGYETSRGFQYVQPFYWAIDKSSDATISLDVETAARLGLLAEYRYLWSATAGGNLGLTYFNERIRGTTADEVVNPQTLANPDIPENRGSIIGYHQQVGPGGSRIYVQPFLVSDNLFLRDMNVLTDLPYENINLTTLRYTTSRAGIAKVWDWGLAKGEVTWKQDLIGKQSRVPQALPRLTFQARDSLFDSRLLLRLNAEAVEYYRAPLASGPRFDLAPEAQIPFRLGPYAYGNLRLILRETVYYLFDNEIPFGPAMVDPETGEQTFATRLVPHYQHREILQVINNVQSEVSRVFDVDGHLGSIRKLKHTIEPFLAYNYTPVVSQDDLPLYDAIDRIRARNAITYGFTTRLLAKVRTGRTSLLTEPVPSGETLANPLVGDQPYGPPAEPSISGDSPQAVEDERIRELARATIRQSYEISQPVIPGQHFSGVEIGARITPVTFFGMQGRLVYSVENPRLQYAAVGANLWDPRPIAGPDDLFLPQLRPVNSLSLFYQFTGGGAVENLNVATTYRVTNNFALSYLGRFDALDNTFLENWAGFRLISSCDCWVVDVAFIDRVNPDTTGVRVQVSLIGLGSFGQQPFQHTFAGAALPRQIDPTGVGRSY
- a CDS encoding folylpolyglutamate synthase/dihydrofolate synthase family protein, which codes for MTYDQTIAWLVGLEATRGWDLKLERVRAALARLGSPERRYPSVLIAGTNGKGSTAAIVHAALGAAGRQIGLYTSPHLVHFTERIRIGDAEIARDDVVRLVRELRAAVDVEGTGLTFFEVGTLLALVAFAEAGVDLAVLEVGLGGRLDATNVVEPIASAVTAIDYDHEEWLGETLADIAREKAGVMRPGKPFVLGPGIAAPARDALLAEAARIGARVVEVKEGTVADVHALALSGEHMRRNAAVAGSLLEVIGAAEPRLAVDDATFERALRSVRWPGRLAIVHESPRVVVDGAHNVQGVLALRAALPAITGNVPVRLIFSAMRDKHWREMAQLLAPLAREVVVTEIGGKRGLSGAELATAFPASLEPRIIASPAQALTTLIAEDAGAPILVTGSLFLVGMVYAELMARTGVRSVYDFVAAGAA
- a CDS encoding cupin domain-containing protein; translation: MPRRVPKPWGHELIWAETDRYVGKILHIKAGEALSLQYHERKDETIYVLSGQLIFEHGPLDGSPLRRITLGPGETFHITPHLRHRMIGGTDCDVLEASTPDLDDVVRLEDRYGRADSRS
- the gmd gene encoding GDP-mannose 4,6-dehydratase, with translation MARRTALITGVTGQDGSYLAELLLEKGYRVVGMVRRSSAENFYRIEHIRDRIELEQADLLDQYSLIDVLKRVRPDEVYNLAAMSFVPTSWSQPVLTTEFDAVGVTRILEAIRLTNPEARFYQASSSEMFGKVRESPQRETTPFHPRSPYGVAKVYGHYITVNYRESYGLFACSGILFNHESPRRGKEFVTRKVSDGVARIKLGLANELRLGNLAARRDWGFAGDYVRAMWLMLQQPKPDDYVIATGEAHTVQELVELAFDHVGLDWRKYVIEDPALYRPAEVDTLLGDWSYARERLGWKPEVSFPELVRMMVDADLALLQGKPSPAR